In the genome of Podospora pseudocomata strain CBS 415.72m chromosome 2 map unlocalized CBS415.72m_2.2, whole genome shotgun sequence, one region contains:
- a CDS encoding uncharacterized protein (EggNog:ENOG503NV2M; BUSCO:EOG09262JZW; COG:J) produces the protein MATESNGAPAGAPAPQDSKTSSASAPAKTPAAAPAAAANPEKLTPAQLKAKAKAEKAARRAKVIETKVAVAAATPAKEAGKGKGKQDGQPPQSKQHRGSMSGRRPSIGGPLIEKEKDARSGIPECFSHVPMAKRVQLSQTHKDVDPAVLVAGQQMAAFAIKDSISRLEATLLAFKKVIESYETPKGNSLSRHLVPHVLNPQIEYLTECRPMCFAMGNAIRLLKTKINSFDINDPEDETKEELLEWIDTMINERIKLAEYLIARNAAGLIEEGEKVLTYGRHRLVEKTLLKAKEIGKTFDVTIIDDPYERGGQTLAKTLRQAGIDVLYSPNLGGLRPKVAGATNVILGGEAIFANGSLNAASGTADVAMAGQNAGAKVTVLCETINFDRERVSVDALTYNEIDPERNTAECFRLLYDNTQDKYISGVVTEFESGGGNSPAQAILALLRMREDPQIA, from the exons ATGGCCACCGAGAGCAACGGGGCTCCAGCTGGGGCTCCGGCCCCCCAGGACTCAAAGACATCGTCTGCCTCAGCACCCGCCAAAACCCCGGCTGCTGCCCCAGCCGCGGCCGCCAACCCAGAGAAGCTTACCCCAGCGCAACTAAAGGCCAAGGCgaaggctgagaaggccgCCAGACGGGCAAAGGTCATTGAGACCAAGGTGGCGGTAGCGGCGGCGACTCCGGCAAAGGAGGCAGGGAAAGGCAAGGGCAAGCAGGACGGGCAACCACCACAGAGCAAGCAACACCGGGGCTCCATGAGCGGACGGCGGCCGTCCATTGGGGGCCCTCTgatcgagaaggagaaagatGCTAGGAGCGGAATTCCCGAGTGCTTCAGCCATGTTCCCATGGCGAAGCGGGTGCAGTTGTCGCAGACGCACAAGGACGTGGATCCCGCTGTGTTGGTGGCGGGACAGCAGATGGCTGCTTTTGCTATCAAGGACAGTATCTCTCGTCTTGAGGCGACGTTGTTGGCGTTCAAGAAG GTGATTGAATCCTACGAGACTCCCAAGGGGAACTCGTTATCTCGCCATCTTGTGCCGCATGTCCTCAACCCACAAATCGAGTATCTTACCGAGTGCAGACCGATGTGTTTTGCTATGGGCAATGCCATCAGACTGCTCAAGACCAAGATCAACAGTTTTGATATCAACGACCCCGAGGACGAGACAAAGGAGGAGCTTTTGGAGTGGATCGACACCATGATCAACGAGCGCATCAAGCTGGCCGAGTACTTGATCGCGAGGAATGCTGCCGGGttgattgaggagggggagaaggttcTCACATATGGCCGCCACAGGCTGGTCGAGAAGACGCTGttgaaggccaaggagattGGGAAAACGTTTGATGTTACCATCATTGACGACCCGTATGAGCGTGGAGGCCAGACGTTGGCCAAGACTCTTCGTCAGGCGGGGATCGACGTGCTCTACTCGCCAAATCTGGGCGGGTTACGGCCAAAGGTTGCGGGAGCTACGAACGTCATTCTCGGCGGAGAGGCCATCTTTGCTAACGGGTCGCTTAATGCTGCCTCTGGCACAGCGGATGTTGCTATGGCGGGTCAGAATGCCGGTGCCAAGGTTACGGTGCTCTGCGAGACGATCAACTTTGACAGAGAGCGTGTGTCGGTAGACGCGCTCACTTACAATGAGATCGATCCCGAAAGGAACACCGCCGAGTGTTTCCGGCTGCTATATGACAACACCCAAGATAAGTATATCAGCGGTGTTGTAACAGAGTTTGAGAGCGGGGGTGGTAATTCTCCAGCCCAGGCTATCCTGGCGCTCTTGCGGATGCGGGAAGATCCCCAGATTGCTTAG
- a CDS encoding uncharacterized protein (COG:E; COG:G; EggNog:ENOG503P03G), with protein MNIDPPNPAVILTCWHLVFATVATQILARTTHLLDGRKNIKMTGRIYLRAIVPIGLLYSASLVCSNMVYLYLSVAFIQMLKAAAPVAVLLTAWAWGVEEPSLKRFLNILFIVAGVGLASLGEINFSMAGFLFQVGGIVFEAMRLIMIQVLLSGEDMKMDPLVSLYYYAPVCAVMNVIVAIGSEANRFDFGDVGRAGAGLLVLNAMVAFMLNVSSVFLIGKTSGLVMTLTGILKNILLVIISVMIWKTNITAIQFVGYAIATAGLAYYSLGWEQTVAISVGIWVYAKSLWERVAGSYSPLSQGEGGGSQEGAGRLPAAVKRALIMGLVVVTVVVLVAGFLYGSGGPATGPVSKEVEEIGQGA; from the exons ATGAATATTGACCCCCCAAATCCAGCCGTGATCCTCACCTGCTGGCACCTCGTCTTCGCAACCGTAGCAACCCAAATCCTAGCCcgcaccacccacctcctcgacggccgCAAGAACATCAAAATGACCGGCCGCATCTACCTCCGCGCCATCGTCCCCATCGGCCTCCTCTACTCGGCCAGCCTGGTCTGCTCCAACATGGTCTACCTCTACCTCTCAGTCGCCTTCATCCAGATGCTCAAAGCCGCCGCCCCGGTCGCGGTCCTGCTCACGGCCTGGGCCTGGGGGGTCGAGGAGCCCTCGCTCAAGCGcttcctcaacatcctcttcatcgtcgccGGCGTTGGTCTCGCTTCCCTAGGCGAGATCAACTTTTCCATGGCTGGTTTCCTGTTCCAGGTTGGGGGGATCGTGTTTGAGGCTATGAGGTTGATCATGATTCAGGTTTTGCTGAGCGGGGAGGACATGAAGATGGACCCGCTGGTGAGCTTGTATTACTACGCTCCCGTCTGCGCGGTGATGAATGTGATTGTGGCTATTGGGAGCGAGGCGAACAGGTTTGACTTTGGGGATgtggggagggcgggggcggggttgttggtgctgaATGCGATGGTGGCGTTTATGTTGAATGTTTCGAGTGTTTTCCTC ATCGGAAAGACCTCGGGGCTGGTAATGACCCTGACGGGCATCCTCAAAAACATTTTGCTGGTCATCATCTCGGTCATGATCTGGAAGACAAACATCACGGCGATCCAATTTGTGGGTTACGCCATCGCCACGGCAGGGTTGGCGTATTACTCCCTCGGGTGGGAGCAGACGGTTGCCATCTCGGTCGGTATCTGGGTGTACGCCAAGAGcttgtgggagagggtggcgggGAGTTACTCGCCGCTCAgccagggggagggaggaggaagtcaaGAAGGAGCGGGGAGGTTACCTGCTGCTGTGAAGAGGGCGTTGATCatggggttggttgttgtgacggtggtggtgctggtggctgGGTTCCTTTATGGGAGCGGGGGGCCGGCTACGGGGCCGGTGtcgaaggaggtggaggagattgggCAGGGGGCATAA
- a CDS encoding uncharacterized protein (COG:S; EggNog:ENOG503P5I6), which yields MVSRLVFWTGFGLATRFWQLGIEMRPFFHRKTLWAYPVFGAVGASFGYWLEGVDQRQTQLLEERKNAILEKRARRAEREAAAAAASPSVIQA from the exons ATGGTCTCTAGACTCGTCTTCTGGACCGGCTTCG GCCTGGCGACGCGCTTCTGGCAGCTCGGCATCGAGATGCGCCCATTTTTCCACAGAAAGACGCTCTGGGCCTATCCCGTCTTCGGCGCCGTCGGTGCGAGCTTTGGATACTGGCTGGAGGGTGTGGATCAGAGACAGACACAGCTCCTGGAAGAGCGCAAGAACGCCATTCTGGAgaagagagcgaggagggcagagagggaggctgcggctgctgctgccagccCTTCGGTTATCCAGGCTTAA
- a CDS encoding uncharacterized protein (EggNog:ENOG503NXHN; COG:S): MATASTADAPVPTPPPAPAPPVVRKFKASDLPLSQVKRATIDSLAHSFKKKGGYDAVRKEVWQEFEGQEAEITKEILEVAEREIEKNPAQLLTLERTKAAALIDGALDRSGVYQRAEEMISKLINRGAIEAQLRELRRAEIGDEEAEKERLLGAKTDEEYAAETAARRAHNERVRMELQAIEENKRKLERAIKEKEDAKRREEERAAREARRKKEKEEDERREKERRERREQREREREEEREQRRKEREREREREREERDKDRGRDDSRDRDRRRDRVQVGYDSYRGSGDRSNRDRDRSRNRDRSRDRGRDRDRDRDRDRDRSRKRSAERKTEEAKKPLTKEEQERLEQEALADLLRESKRVAPKQPELEIDPVLVPPPRKSKPVSAIDPIRRDSPKVAAEVKKPEEPVVKEAVETKVAPAVKESTDAKPAEPRAEKERRRSRSPSRSARRERSRERDDDRRRPRTRSPRPRHDDRSRSRRRSRSRVRDRRDDRRDRSRSRRRDDRRDDRRDDRRDDRRDDRKIEETPTKRKDEAVIPKETPAKSEARERSRSRPRTARTDDRRDRSRSRHRDRDRTRSPRSRPDRRDRSRSRLRFNRRDRTRSRSRDRRDRDRDRDRDRRDRSRSRNRSREREKKDTATDKDEKDGSKLHPRDRSRSPASMVARPPSRLNQTEKEAWKQAEVKKREQEAKAYLAAQKEAREKGLEEGRRTGERSPEVVKRRVENSDRYQPGERDRERDRDRDRDRDRRDRDRERDRMDYRGGDRYDGDRDRPRDRDRDRDRDRRRDDSRGERRRSRSRNRSRQRDRDRDRSRNRDRDRDRDRDFRRDRDRSRDRSRDRDRDRSRHRERSRDRDRDRDRSRTRRDRDRRRSRSRG, translated from the exons ATGGCGACCGCATCAACGGCCGATGCGCCAgttcccaccccccctccagcacccgcGCCGCCAGTTGTGAGGAAGTTCAAAGCCTCCGAtctccccttgtcacaagTCAAGCGAGCCACCATCGACAGCCTAGCCCACAgcttcaagaagaagggcggtTATGATGCCGTGCGCAAGGAAGTATGGCAAGAATTCGAA GGTCAAGAAGCCGAGATCACCAAAGAAATACTTGAAGTCGCTGAACGAGAAATCGAAAAGAACCCCGCCCAGCTACTAACCCTCGAGCGAACCAAAGCCGCCGCTCTTATCGATGGCGCGCTGGATCGATCGGGCGTTTATCAGAGAGCCGAGGAGATGATCAGCAAGCTGATCAACCGGGGCGCTATTGAAGCCCAACTTCGCGAGCTCCGCCGTGCTGAGATaggagatgaggaggcggagaaggaacGGCTCTTGGGCGCAAAGACTGATGAGGAGTATGCCGCCGAGACAGCCGCGCGCCGTGCGCATAATGAGCGTGTCCGGATGGAGCTTCAGGCGATAGAGGAGAACAagaggaagttggagagggcgatcaaggagaaggaggatgccAAGcggagagaggaggagagggctgccagggaggcgaggaggaagaaggagaaggaggaggatgagcggagggaaaaggagaggagggaaagaagggagcagcgggagagggagagggaggaggagagggaacAGAGACGCAAAGAGCGCGAGagggaaagagaaagagaaagagaggaaaggGATAAGGACCGGGGGCGTGATGACAGTCGGGATAGGGACCGACGACGGGATCGGGTCCAGGTTGGATATGACAGCTATCGAGGGTCGGGTGATCGGTCCAACCGGGACCGTGACAGGAGTCGGAACCGTGATCGATCCCGTGAcagggggagggatagggaCCGAGACAGAGATCGTGATCGAGACCGGTCTAGGAAGCGTTCTGCTGAGAGGAAAACCGaagaggccaagaagccgcTTAcgaaggaggagcaagagcgCCTGGAGCAGGAGGCTCTTGCGGATCTTCTCAGGGAAAGCAAGCGTGTTGCGCCGAAGCAGCCCGAGTTGGAGATCGACCCTGTACTGGTCCCACCGCCTAGAAAGTCAAAGCCGGTTTCGGCCATTGATCCCATTCGGAGAGATTCGCCAAAGGTTGCCGCTGAGGTTAAAAAGCCAGAAGAGCCGGTTGTGAAGGAAGCGGTGGAGACCAAGGTGGCTCCTGCCGTCAAGGAGTCAACAGATGCTAAACCTGCCGAGCCGAGAGCCGAAAAGGAGCGTCGGAGGAGTAGGAGTCCTTCGAGGTCCGCTCGTAGGGAACGAAGCAGGGAGCGGGACGATGACCGTCGACGACCTCGGACCCGGTCACCGCGACCAAGGCATGACGACCGTAGTCGTTCCAGGAGAAGGAGTCGGTCTAGAGTGCGAGATAGGAGAGATGACAGGAGGGACAGAAGTCGTTCACGCAGAAGGGATGATAGGAGGGATGATCGCCGTGACGACCGGCGTGATGACAGGAGAGACGACCGAAAGATCGAGGAGACCCCCACCAAGCGAAAGGACGAGGCGGTCATTCCAAAAGAAACACCGGCCAAATCAGAAGCCCGCGAGCGCAGCCGCTCCCGGCCTCGGACAGCCAGAACAGACGACAGGCGGGACCGCAGCCGTTCCCGCCACCGAGATCGCGACAGAACCCGCTCTCCCCGCTCTAGACCCGACCGCCGCGACCGTTCTCGCTCTCGCTTACGTTTCAACCGTCGTGACAGAACCCGTTCCCGTTCTCGTGATCGCAGGGATAGAGACCgcgacagagacagagatAGACGAGACAGATCGCGCTCTCGCAACCGCAGCCGAGAGCGCGAAAAGAAGGATACTGCCACCGATAAAGACGAAAAAGACGGCAGCAAACTCCACCCCCGAGACCGGTCCCGCTCCCCGGCTTCCATGGTCGCCCGCCCGCCCTCCCGCCTCAACCAGACGGAAAAGGAGGCTTGGAAACAAgccgaggtcaagaagaGGGAGCAGGAAGCTAAGGCCTATCTTGCGGCGcagaaggaggcgagggagaaggggctggaggaggggaggaggacgggggagaggagTCCGGAGGTTGTGAAGAGGCGGGTGGAGAATAGCGATCGGTATCAACCCGGGGAGAGGGATCGGGAGAGAGATCGGGATAGGGATAGAGACAGAGACAGGAGGGACAGAGATAGAGAGAGGGACAGGATGGATTACAGGGGGGGGGATAGGTATGATGGTGATCGGGACAGGCCGAGGGATAGGGATCGTGACCGTGACCGTGACAGGAGAAGAGATGATAGCAGgggtgagaggaggaggagcaggtcgCGGAATCGGAGCCGGCAGAGAGACCGGGACAGGGACAGAAGCAGGAACCGCGACAGAGACAGGGACAGAGATCGGGATTTCAGACGGGATAGGGATAGGAGCAGAGACAGAAGTCGGGACAGAGACCGTGATCGCAGCCGACATCGCGAGAGGAGTCGTGATCGGGATAGGGATAGGGACAGGAGCCGGACTCGCAGGGATCGTGACAGGCGACGGAGCAGAAGCCGGGGTTAA
- a CDS encoding uncharacterized protein (COG:E; COG:G; EggNog:ENOG503P03G): MAAANNDDDVERQQLHPEPQAAEAEKPRPATVQRGGLHPIFYILAWIFFSNLTILFNKWMIDGRGFKYRTYNLH; this comes from the exons atggccgcggccaacaacgatgatgatgtcgagagGCAGCAGTTGCACCCTGAGCCTCAGGCGGCAGAGGCTGAGAAGCCACGCCCGGCGACGGTTCAGCGGGGAGGATTACACCCTATCTTTTACATCTT AGCGtggattttcttttccaactTGACGATTCTGTTCAACAAGTGGATgattgatgggagggggttca AATATCGTACGTACAACCTGCACTGA